Proteins encoded together in one Corallococcus soli window:
- a CDS encoding helix-turn-helix domain-containing protein, which translates to MPRQRQALQQVAEHVPGRERLRALVVLLSAEGHSASHIALTLGLAERTVHQCRRRWRQGGLASLTDAPRSGRPARADAAYERLLEKTVQRDPRRLGYAFARWTAPHLAEYLRQHTGTALSPRWVRGLLKARGFVWRQAKRTTRYLQ; encoded by the coding sequence ATGCCCCGGCAGCGGCAGGCCCTCCAGCAGGTTGCGGAGCATGTGCCAGGGCGCGAGCGGCTGCGTGCCCTGGTCGTGCTGCTGAGTGCCGAGGGGCACAGTGCCTCCCACATCGCGTTGACCCTGGGACTGGCGGAGCGGACGGTGCATCAATGCCGTCGCCGCTGGCGTCAAGGTGGGTTGGCAAGCCTGACGGATGCACCTCGTTCCGGTAGGCCCGCTCGGGCGGATGCTGCCTATGAGCGGCTGCTGGAGAAGACGGTGCAGCGCGACCCGCGCCGCCTGGGCTATGCCTTCGCCCGATGGACGGCTCCACATCTGGCGGAGTACCTGCGGCAGCACACAGGCACCGCCCTCAGCCCGCGCTGGGTTCGAGGACTGCTCAAAGCCCGAGGCTTTGTCTGGCGCCAGGCGAAGCGGACCACCCGTTACCTCCAGTAG
- a CDS encoding transposase produces MWYGDAVHFELLPVARHMWRMRGQRLLIATPGSNVRIAVCGAYRWPAGPFLFAQRDKSVVTLFLELLKQLRQRARRTRRRLVLVLDNGSVFTSRAALRAIQEARDWLTVRWLPKYSSEQLNPIENVWGHLKDDYFSRMLTPVHADFQRTREDFRSAVGSFLRSLQRSGALRRVLRPLRAKHP; encoded by the coding sequence TTGTGGTACGGCGACGCAGTCCACTTTGAACTGCTTCCGGTGGCGCGCCACATGTGGCGCATGCGAGGGCAGCGCCTGCTCATCGCCACACCCGGCAGCAACGTGCGCATCGCGGTGTGCGGAGCCTACCGGTGGCCCGCAGGCCCCTTCCTCTTCGCTCAGCGAGACAAGAGCGTCGTCACGCTCTTCCTGGAATTGCTGAAGCAATTGCGGCAGCGGGCTCGCCGGACCCGGCGACGTCTCGTGCTGGTGCTGGACAACGGCTCGGTCTTCACCTCCCGAGCGGCACTGCGCGCCATCCAGGAAGCCCGCGACTGGCTAACGGTCCGCTGGCTGCCGAAGTACTCCTCCGAGCAGCTCAATCCCATCGAGAACGTCTGGGGGCATCTCAAAGACGACTACTTCAGCCGGATGCTCACGCCGGTCCACGCCGACTTCCAGCGAACCCGCGAGGACTTCCGCTCGGCCGTCGGCTCCTTCCTGCGCAGCCTCCAGCGCTCAGGCGCCTTGCGTCGGGTGCTTCGTCCTCTCAGGGCGAAGCACCCCTGA
- a CDS encoding esterase/lipase family protein — MSEKHHVYLVPGFFGFTNLGELLYFGHAYEFLRRDLERRGVDAEVVTVVSHPTASIRQRTADLLKAVNETASGDNGPIHLVGHSTGGLDARLFVSPGAQVSEALELEPFARRVRTVVTVSAPHAGTPLATFFLGLFGQQLLKLLSLFTMYVLRFGRLPLSVVFRFGHLMARADNQLGWKATLLDQIFDQLLGDFSTERRDAVAKFLWDVGRDTSLIPQLTPEGIDLFNGGTHDRPGVRYGSVVTQSRPPSLRTRLAAGMDPYAQLTHTIYAFVYGQTQRMPLTQLPLHTPAQTAALVQAYGAMPGPTACDGIVPTRSQVYGRVLTAVRADHLDAIGHFDQPAHQPPHVDWLISGSGFRRPQFEALWKTIGDFLMEEEPRR; from the coding sequence ATGTCCGAGAAGCACCACGTCTACCTCGTCCCCGGGTTCTTCGGCTTCACCAACCTGGGCGAGCTCCTCTACTTCGGCCACGCGTACGAGTTCCTGAGGAGGGACCTGGAGCGCCGGGGCGTGGACGCGGAGGTGGTGACGGTCGTCTCCCACCCCACCGCCTCCATCCGCCAGCGCACCGCGGATCTGCTCAAGGCCGTGAACGAGACGGCCTCCGGCGACAACGGCCCCATCCACCTGGTGGGCCACTCCACCGGCGGGCTGGACGCCCGGCTGTTCGTCAGCCCGGGCGCGCAGGTGTCGGAGGCGCTGGAGCTGGAGCCCTTCGCGCGCCGGGTGCGCACGGTGGTGACCGTCTCCGCGCCGCACGCGGGCACGCCCCTGGCCACCTTCTTCCTGGGGCTGTTCGGCCAGCAGCTCCTGAAGCTGTTGTCGCTGTTCACCATGTACGTGCTGAGGTTCGGCCGGCTGCCGCTGAGCGTGGTGTTCCGCTTCGGGCACCTGATGGCGCGCGCGGACAACCAGTTGGGGTGGAAGGCCACGCTGCTGGATCAGATCTTCGACCAGCTCCTGGGGGACTTCTCCACCGAGCGGCGCGACGCGGTGGCGAAGTTCCTGTGGGACGTGGGGCGCGACACGTCGCTCATCCCGCAGCTCACGCCCGAAGGCATCGACCTGTTCAACGGCGGCACCCACGACAGGCCCGGCGTGCGCTACGGCTCCGTGGTGACGCAGTCCCGGCCGCCCTCGCTGCGCACGCGCCTGGCCGCGGGCATGGACCCGTACGCGCAGCTCACGCACACCATCTACGCGTTCGTGTACGGCCAGACACAGCGCATGCCGCTCACGCAGCTGCCCCTGCACACGCCCGCGCAGACGGCGGCGCTGGTGCAGGCCTACGGCGCGATGCCCGGCCCCACCGCGTGTGACGGCATCGTGCCCACGCGCTCCCAGGTGTACGGGCGCGTGCTGACGGCGGTGCGCGCGGACCACCTGGACGCCATTGGCCACTTCGACCAGCCGGCGCACCAGCCCCCGCACGTGGACTGGCTCATCTCCGGCTCGGGCTTCCGCCGGCCCCAGTTCGAGGCCCTGTGGAAGACCATTGGCGACTTCCTCATGGAGGAGGAGCCGCGGCGCTAA